Proteins encoded together in one Plutella xylostella chromosome 17, ilPluXylo3.1, whole genome shotgun sequence window:
- the LOC105383648 gene encoding translation initiation factor IF-2 isoform X2 — translation MDWKSGFIVCCLVLYADGFSKYGRSCRDIGCLNSEVCVLAEDTCSYGQTSNCGTYPTCKKKSQVEGSHSEPAQPSVPKPKPYVPPRDDAPPNYPPPVPPGNNSPYGNNGGSPYGGSNPYGGSSNPYGGSNNPYGGSNPYGGTHGGSNPYGSNSGGGSPYGSNSGGGSPYGSNHGGSNPYGGSSYGGGGGSSGGFGSGGKGDPLQSILNTINKYASGGGGGGGAGGSGGLGNVFGSILGNQPPAQNRNYNQQHAKYNSGTTYRPATYGWRASFTVCLIYLTQLYVNCMTQT, via the exons ATGGATTGGAAGTCGGGATTCATAGTGTGCTGTTTGGTGCTATACGCTGATggattttcaa AATATGGTCGCTCGTGTCGAGACATCGGGTGTCTGAACAGTGAGGTGTGCGTGCTGGCCGAAGACACGTGCTCGTACGGACAGACGTCCAACTGTGGCACCTACCCCACGTGCAAGAAGAAGTCACAGGTTGAGG GCTCACACTCCGAGCCAGCGCAGCCGTCTGTGCCGAAACCGAAGCCGTACGTCCCGCCGCGAGACGACGCGCCTCCCAACTACCCGCCCCCTGTGCCGCCCGGCAACAACTCTCCTTACGGCAACAACGGGGGATCCCCCTACGGAGGAAGCAACCCTTACGGAGGAAGCAGCAATCCTTATGGAGGAAGCAACAACCCCTACGGAGGAAGCAACCCCTACGGCGGCACCCATGGCGGTAGCAATCCCTATGGCAGCaacagcggcggcggcagtcCCTATGGCAGCaacagcggcggcggcagtcCCTACGGCAGCAACCACGGCGGCAGCAACCCGTACGGAGGATCCAGCTACGGAGGCGGCGGTGGTTCGTCTGGAGGCTTCGGCTCCGGCGGCAAGGGAGACCCGCTGCAGTCCATCCTCAACACCATCAACAAGTAcgcgagcggcggcggcggtggcggcggcgcgggcggcagcGGTGGCCTAGGAAACGTCTTCGGCAGCATTCTCG GAAATCAACCGCCGGCTCAGAACAGGAACTATAATCAGCAGCATGCTAAGTACAATAGTGGGACCACCTACAGGCCCGCTACGTACGGGTGGAGAGCTAG CTTTACAGTGTGTCTCATATACCTGACTCAACTGTACGTCAACTGTATGACCCAGACctag
- the LOC105383648 gene encoding translation initiation factor IF-2 isoform X1, producing MDWKSGFIVCCLVLYADGFSKYGRSCRDIGCLNSEVCVLAEDTCSYGQTSNCGTYPTCKKKSQVEGSHSEPAQPSVPKPKPYVPPRDDAPPNYPPPVPPGNNSPYGNNGGSPYGGSNPYGGSSNPYGGSNNPYGGSNPYGGTHGGSNPYGSNSGGGSPYGSNSGGGSPYGSNHGGSNPYGGSSYGGGGGSSGGFGSGGKGDPLQSILNTINKYASGGGGGGGAGGSGGLGNVFGSILGNLSKNGGLTSFLGTNTRPIMENPGYSRHSNSQYSQPGNQPPAQNRNYNQQHAKYNSGTTYRPATYGWRASFTVCLIYLTQLYVNCMTQT from the exons ATGGATTGGAAGTCGGGATTCATAGTGTGCTGTTTGGTGCTATACGCTGATggattttcaa AATATGGTCGCTCGTGTCGAGACATCGGGTGTCTGAACAGTGAGGTGTGCGTGCTGGCCGAAGACACGTGCTCGTACGGACAGACGTCCAACTGTGGCACCTACCCCACGTGCAAGAAGAAGTCACAGGTTGAGG GCTCACACTCCGAGCCAGCGCAGCCGTCTGTGCCGAAACCGAAGCCGTACGTCCCGCCGCGAGACGACGCGCCTCCCAACTACCCGCCCCCTGTGCCGCCCGGCAACAACTCTCCTTACGGCAACAACGGGGGATCCCCCTACGGAGGAAGCAACCCTTACGGAGGAAGCAGCAATCCTTATGGAGGAAGCAACAACCCCTACGGAGGAAGCAACCCCTACGGCGGCACCCATGGCGGTAGCAATCCCTATGGCAGCaacagcggcggcggcagtcCCTATGGCAGCaacagcggcggcggcagtcCCTACGGCAGCAACCACGGCGGCAGCAACCCGTACGGAGGATCCAGCTACGGAGGCGGCGGTGGTTCGTCTGGAGGCTTCGGCTCCGGCGGCAAGGGAGACCCGCTGCAGTCCATCCTCAACACCATCAACAAGTAcgcgagcggcggcggcggtggcggcggcgcgggcggcagcGGTGGCCTAGGAAACGTCTTCGGCAGCATTCTCGGTAACCTATCCAAGAACGGCGGCCTCACCTCGTTCCTGGGCACCAACACTAGGCCCATTATGGAGAACCCCGGCTACTCGCGCCATTCTAATTCGCAATATTCTCAACCAGGAAATCAACCGCCGGCTCAGAACAGGAACTATAATCAGCAGCATGCTAAGTACAATAGTGGGACCACCTACAGGCCCGCTACGTACGGGTGGAGAGCTAG CTTTACAGTGTGTCTCATATACCTGACTCAACTGTACGTCAACTGTATGACCCAGACctag